A region from the Lysobacter antibioticus genome encodes:
- the pyrE gene encoding orotate phosphoribosyltransferase, with the protein MTDHRHRFLQLALNADALRFGEFTLKSGRTSPYFFNAGRFDSGAALAGLASCYADAIQAQGLEFDLLFGPAYKGIPLATALGCEYARRGRDLPLAFNRKEAKAHGEGGMLIGAPLAGRRVLIVDDVITAGTAIREALSLIAEAGGSVAGIVIALDRQEAVDPAQSRRSAAETVAIEHALPVVAIATLDDLLAFTGESAQFASQRERLLAYRSAYGRSAET; encoded by the coding sequence CTTCGGCGAGTTCACCCTCAAGTCGGGCCGGACCAGTCCGTATTTCTTCAATGCCGGCCGTTTCGATTCGGGCGCGGCGCTGGCCGGGCTGGCGAGCTGCTATGCCGATGCGATCCAGGCCCAAGGCCTGGAGTTCGATCTGCTGTTCGGCCCGGCCTACAAGGGCATTCCGCTGGCGACCGCGCTCGGCTGCGAGTACGCACGCCGCGGCCGCGACCTGCCGCTGGCCTTCAACCGCAAGGAAGCCAAGGCCCACGGCGAAGGCGGCATGCTGATCGGCGCCCCCCTGGCGGGCCGCCGCGTGCTGATCGTCGACGACGTCATCACCGCCGGCACCGCCATCCGCGAAGCGCTGAGCCTGATCGCCGAGGCCGGCGGCAGCGTCGCCGGCATCGTCATCGCGCTCGACCGCCAGGAAGCCGTGGACCCTGCACAATCCCGACGCTCGGCGGCAGAAACTGTCGCAATCGAACACGCTCTGCCGGTGGTCGCGATCGCCACCCTCGACGACCTCCTCGCCTTCACCGGCGAGAGTGCACAGTTCGCCTCACAGCGCGAACGCCTGCTGGCCTATCGCAGCGCCTACGGCCGTAGCGCGGAGACCTGA